The following coding sequences lie in one Arachis hypogaea cultivar Tifrunner chromosome 9, arahy.Tifrunner.gnm2.J5K5, whole genome shotgun sequence genomic window:
- the LOC112712493 gene encoding uncharacterized protein: MEEEKAPLIGEIEEVDATATAPTTTTDEVSPKKQVRTKVPEVEIHLYRQGKGPIAVFKSNLGGWEQDQLEVREILEKYGLKSIFVFNPQSGRGVPIRFHRNGRSILTYHDGATVYVDGEPKDSVLKPVTRILIGVLVITFMIALVSRDTPEWIKKYNIFGTTFSPWILACIVIVFTRMRKRTKDFLKKYGW; encoded by the exons ATGGAGGAAGAGAAAGCACCCTTGATCGGAGAAATCGAGGAGGTAGACGCAACCGCCACAGCCCCCACGACGACGACGGATGAGGTGTCGCCGAAGAAGCAGGTGCGGACGAAGGTGCCGGAGGTGGAGATCCATCTGTACCGGCAAGGGAAGGGACCCATAGCGGTGTTCAAGTCGAACCTTGGTGGTTGGGAACAGGACCAGCTGGAAGTGCGTGAAATTCTCGAAAAGTACGGACTCAAATCCATCTTCGTCTTTAACCCTCAGTCCGGTCGCGGCGTCCCTATCCGCTTCCACCGAAATGGGAGGTCCATCCTCACTTACCACGACGGTGCTACTGTTTATGTTGATGGCGAACCTAAG GACTCAGTACTTAAACCAGTGACCAGGATCTTGATCGGGGTGCTAGTAATAACATTTATGATCGCGCTAGTTTCAAGGGACACTCCAGAATGGATCAAGAAATATAACATCTTTGGCACAACCTTCTCTCCATGGATACTGGCTTGTATAGTGATTGTTTTCACCCGCATGAGGAAGAGAACTAAAGATTTTCTGAAAAAGTATGGTTGGTGA